The Podospora pseudocomata strain CBS 415.72m chromosome 1 map unlocalized CBS415.72m_1, whole genome shotgun sequence genome has a segment encoding these proteins:
- the XLR1 gene encoding Xylanolytic transcriptional activator xlnR (COG:K; EggNog:ENOG503NVT6) yields the protein MLSNPLHRFSPYHAIPANTLMSNGHVPGGHLHPGGLDGLAPGSHYALQQLQQHVGVHNPHLARAGSQQKHRQHPYGPSSRATGAAGPIRRRISRACDQCNQLRTKCDGQHPCAHCIEFGLGCEYIRERKKRGKASRKDLAQQAAQQAAAAASSNGQKSPSQGGENGQATENGSDTPSTTKQERQSSSDEKPGNDAEEAIRSQRTGSMDSLAEIAAHQAHMTSHPGAMDRDHLDSPSALDLNGYGSVHPAYERQMGGHMMNGPPHAAYGSAQSGMSSYPDLPYALQTQSPTGYSAGGPNGFRLGNSPLSAYPMGGEPTSPGWMNMSSPPPQFASHVPQNNYSHSPLRYPVLEPLVPHLGNMIPLSLACDLIDLYFASSSSAQMHPMSPYVLGFVFRKRSFLHPTKPRQCQPALLASMLWVAAQTSEAPFLTSVPSARGKICQKLLELTVSLLKPLIHTPSEEASPVSSPIVDGVALGGLGVALPGSISMDALTGESGAFGAAGSLDDVVTYIHLATVVSASEYKGASLRWWNAAWSLARELKLGRELPQNAPSTRQGGSTDSEEGEERGEIGSLQGVITEEEREERRRIWWIVYIVDRHLALCYNRPLFLLDIECDGLYQPMDDTDYQNGIFHAYTDPNVLASDPESSQSVRGRGPCFECTGHSIYGYFLPLMTILGEIVDLHHARNHPRFGVGFRSSREWDDQTSEITRHLEIYERSLKRFEQRNLSLSAQAQAADEKAAEAAGVPTANDMPTDIGTPSVHSVHSVHTNSSRMTESDIQTRIVMAYGTHVMHVLHILLTGKWDPINLLDDNDLWISSQGFITATGHAVSAAEAISNILEFDPGLEFMPFFFGIYLLQGSFLLLLIADKLQLEASPSVVKACETIIRAHEACVVTLNTEYQRNFSRVMRSALAQVRGRVPEDLGEQHQRRRELLALYRWTGDGTGLAL from the exons ATGTTATCCAATCCTCTCCACCGGTTTTCTCCTTACCATGCCATCCCCGCGAACACACTCATGTCTAATGGCCACGTTCCGGGAGGCCATCTTCATCCGGGTGGACTCGATGGCTTAGCTCCCGGATCGCACTACGCCCTCCAgcagcttcaacaacacgTCGGTGTTCACAATCCACACCTCGCCAGAGCAGGGTCTCAGCAAAAGCACAGGCAGCACCCATATGGTCCTTCCTCAAGGGCTACAGGGGCGGCGGGTCCTATCCGCAGGAGAATTAGCAGAGCTTGTGATCAATGCAACCAGCTTCGGACAAAGTGCGACGGCCAGCACCCCTGCGCCCATTGCATTG AATTTGGCCTTGGCTGCGAATACATCCGGGAACGCAAAAAGCGAGGAAAAGCTTCCAGAAAGGATCTGGCACAACAAGCCGCACAGCAAGCTGCCGCGGCCGCCTCTTCAAACGGTCAAAAATCCCCAAGCCAAGGAGGCGAGAACGGGCAGGCCACCGAGAACGGAAGCGATACCCCAAGTACCACAAAGCAGGAACGTCAGTCAAGCTCGGATGAGAAGCCGGGAaacgatgccgaggaggcgaTTAGAAGCCAACGAACAGGGAGCATGGACAGCTTGGCCGAGATTGCCGCTCATCAGGCTCACATGACGAGCCACCCTGGCGCTATGGATCGCGATCATTTGGACAGCCCATCAGCATTGGACCTGAACGGCTATGGCAGTGTTCACCCGGCATACGAGCGTCAGATGGGAGGCCACATGATGAACGGCCCTCCTCATGCTGCGTACGGCTCCGCCCAGAGCGGCATGTCGAGCTACCCTGACCTTCCGTACGCTCTACAAACCCAGAGCCCAACTGGCTACTCAGCAGGTGGCCCCAATGGCTTCCGCCTCGGAAACAGCCCTCTTAGCGCTTATCCTATGGGCGGAGAGCCAACATCGCCCGGATGGATGAACatgtcatcaccacctccacaatTTGCCTCGCACGTACCGCAAAACAATTATAGCCACTCGCCGCTGCGGTATCCGGTTTTGGAGCCGCTGGTTCCGCATCTGGGCAACATGATTCCGCTCTCCTTGGCCTGCGATCTCATTGATCTCTACTTTGCgagctcatcatcagccCAGATGCACCCCATGTCGCCATACGTTCTGGGGTTCGTGTTCCGAAAACGGTCGTTCCTGCACCCTACTAAGCCTCGTCAGTGCCAACCAGCTCTCTTAGCAAGCATGCTTTGGGTTGCTGCCCAAACCAGCGAAGCTCCTTTCTTGACGAGCGTCCCCTCGGCGCGCGGCAAGATTTGCCAGAAGCTTCTTGAGCTCACCGTCAGTCTGCTCAAGCCCTTGATCCACACGCCCTCCGAAGAGGCGTCGCCAGTCTCGAGCCCCATTGTGGATGGTGTGGCCCTAGGCGGTCTCGGTGTGGCGCTTCCTGGCTCCATCAGCATGGACGCTCTCACAGGCGAGTCCGGGGCGTTCGGCGCTGCCGGCTCTCTTGACGATGTGGTTACCTACATCCACCTGGCCACAGTGGTCTCTGCCAGCGAATACAAGGGCGCCAGTCTTCGGTGGTGGAACGCCGCTTGGTCATTGGCCCGTGAGCTCAAGCTCGGTCGCGAGCTGCCTCAAAACGCTCCATCCACCCGTCAGGGCGGCTCTACCGACagcgaagaaggcgaagagcGTGGAGAGATTGGGAGTCTTCAGGGAGTTATCACGGAAGAGGAGCGTGAGGAAAGACGACGGATCTGGTGGATCGTCTACATTGTTGACCGCCACCTCGCTCTCTGCTACAATCGCCCCCTGTTCCTCCTTGATATTGAGTGCGATGGTCTGTATCAGCCAATGGACGACACCGACTATCAAAACGGCATTTTCCATGCCTACACGGACCCCAATGTGCTCGCTTCAGACCCCGAGTCTTCTCAAAGCGTTCGCGGCCGAGGGCCCTGCTTCGAATGCACAGGCCACAGCATCTATGGCTACTTCCTTCCCCTGATGACCATTCTCGGCGAGATTGTCGACCTTCACCACGCCAGGAACCACCCCCGCTTTGGTGTTGGCTTCCGCTCCTCACGGGAGTGGGACGATCAGACATCAGAAATCACTCGGCATCTCGAAATCTATGAGCGGAGCTTGAAGAGATTCGAGCAGCGCAACCTGAGCCTCAGTGCGCAAGCGCAAGCTGCCGATGAGAAGGCCGCCGAGGCTGCCGGTGTTCCTACGGCCAACGATATGCCTACTGATATTGGCACCCCATCGGTACACAGCGTTCACAGCGTCCACACCAACTCTAGCCGGATGACAGAGAGCGACATTCAAACTCGCATCGTCATGGCCTACGGAACTCATGTCATGCACGTACTACACATACTCCTTACCGGCAAGTGGGATCctatcaacctcctcgaTGACAACGACCTCTGGATCAGTAGTCAGGGCTTCATCACCGCCACTGGGCATGCTGTCTCAGCCGCCGAGGCCATTAGCAACATCCTCGAGTTTGACCCCGGTCTTGAGTTTATGCCTTTCTTCTTCGGCATCTACCTTCTCCAAGGCTCGTTCCTCCTCCTATTGATTGCCGATAAGCTGCAGCTGGAGGCGTCACCAAGCGTGGTCAAGGCCTGCGAGACAATCATCCGCGCCCACGAGGCCTGCGTCGTGACACTCAACACAGAGTACCAGCGCAACTTCAGCAGGGTCATGCGCAGCGCTCTGGCCCAAGTTCGGGGCCGTGTTCCCGAGGACCTCGGTGAGCAACATCAACGTCGGAGGGAGCTGCTGGCCTTGTACCGGTGGACAGGTGACGGCACTGGCCTAGCGCTTTAG